One Brachyspira suanatina DNA segment encodes these proteins:
- the recA gene encoding recombinase RecA — translation MATKKKETAEVKKDGKSEAIEAITDQINKKYGPGSFMRLGSNKTVNVDVISTGALTLDHALGVGGVPRGRIIEIYGHEASGKTTLTLHIIAEAQKAGGYAAFIDAEHALDPVYASALGVDIDNLYISQPNSGEEALEILEKVVSSTAFDIVVVDSVAALVSKAELAGDIGDAHIALQARLMSHALRKLTAIISNTNTAVIFINQLRQNIATTGYGAGPTETTTGGKALKFYSSVRLDIRRTEWIKKGDDTIGHKVKIKVVKNKLSSPFKVVNLEIIFGKGISSEGLLIDLAMEAKIITRSGAWFYYNGEQIAQGKEKVRELLASDPKMRMELEIQIRETLNMGGADKVKEKLAEYLEEQKNGGAKEASKENNDDENNESASSKKKSKKADEDDSNLLMSAEEAYSDDDDETYSDNDFEDTIVTPVKN, via the coding sequence ATGGCTACTAAAAAGAAAGAAACTGCTGAAGTAAAAAAAGACGGTAAGAGTGAAGCTATTGAAGCCATTACCGATCAGATAAATAAAAAATATGGTCCTGGTTCTTTTATGAGACTAGGAAGCAATAAAACTGTTAATGTTGATGTTATATCCACAGGGGCATTAACTCTTGATCATGCCTTGGGAGTAGGGGGAGTTCCTCGAGGAAGAATAATAGAGATTTACGGACATGAGGCTTCTGGTAAAACTACATTAACTTTGCATATCATAGCTGAAGCTCAAAAGGCTGGAGGTTATGCTGCTTTTATAGATGCTGAACATGCTCTTGATCCTGTATATGCTAGTGCTTTGGGTGTAGATATTGATAATTTATACATTTCTCAGCCGAACAGCGGTGAAGAAGCTCTTGAAATATTAGAGAAAGTTGTTTCTTCTACTGCTTTTGATATTGTGGTTGTAGACTCTGTTGCAGCATTAGTTTCTAAAGCTGAACTTGCAGGAGATATAGGAGATGCTCATATAGCTTTACAGGCTAGACTTATGAGTCATGCTTTGAGAAAACTTACTGCCATAATAAGCAATACTAATACTGCTGTAATATTCATTAACCAATTAAGACAAAATATTGCTACTACAGGTTATGGTGCTGGACCTACTGAAACTACTACAGGCGGTAAGGCTTTGAAATTCTATTCTTCTGTAAGACTTGATATAAGAAGAACTGAATGGATTAAAAAAGGCGATGATACTATAGGACATAAAGTAAAAATAAAAGTTGTAAAAAATAAATTGTCATCACCGTTTAAAGTGGTTAATTTAGAGATAATATTTGGTAAGGGTATATCATCTGAAGGACTTTTGATAGACTTGGCAATGGAAGCAAAAATCATTACAAGAAGCGGAGCTTGGTTCTATTATAATGGAGAGCAGATTGCACAGGGTAAAGAAAAAGTAAGAGAATTACTTGCATCAGATCCTAAAATGCGTATGGAGCTTGAAATACAGATTAGAGAAACATTAAATATGGGCGGAGCTGATAAGGTGAAAGAAAAACTTGCTGAATATTTAGAGGAGCAGAAAAACGGCGGTGCTAAAGAAGCATCAAAAGAAAATAATGATGATGAGAATAATGAGTCTGCATCTTCAAAGAAAAAATCTAAAAAAGCAGATGAAGATGATTCTAATCTTTTAATGAGTGCAGAAGAGGCTTATTCTGATGATGACGATGAAACTTACAGTGATAATGATTTTGAGGATACTATTGTAACACCTGTAAAAAATTAA
- the rsfS gene encoding ribosome silencing factor — MKLHNDKNNENNELNNNEANELLETKLKKRKKKFIDKEKAKELTLKAAKALYDKKLEDIVILDLEDVTTLSDFFILATASSSPQMKAGSDAVYKDLKEDGVLPYAENDNDPEGVWYLSDYGFLVVHIFTEEGREYYNLDKLWHEAKKIDMPEI, encoded by the coding sequence ATGAAATTACACAATGATAAAAATAATGAAAATAATGAATTAAATAATAATGAAGCAAATGAGCTTTTAGAAACAAAACTTAAAAAAAGAAAGAAAAAATTTATAGATAAAGAGAAGGCTAAAGAATTAACTTTAAAAGCTGCTAAGGCTTTATATGATAAAAAACTTGAAGATATTGTTATATTGGATTTAGAAGATGTAACAACTCTTTCAGACTTTTTTATATTGGCTACAGCTTCTTCTTCTCCTCAAATGAAAGCAGGTTCAGATGCAGTTTATAAGGATTTAAAAGAAGATGGAGTTCTTCCTTATGCTGAAAATGACAATGATCCTGAAGGTGTTTGGTATTTGAGCGATTATGGTTTTTTAGTTGTTCATATCTTTACTGAGGAAGGAAGAGAATATTATAATCTTGATAAATTATGGCATGAAGCTAAAAAAATAGATATGCCTGAAATATAA
- a CDS encoding LCP family protein: MNNKNEKKLNDKALKTISQANKKAVILIIFSIIFSVSLIVIVFYYFFISKLDIAKKNDEPLYFSVLFIDDNNDIYGAYVGIISSLNNRIGLIGLPRNIALWENNDSSPEVLEQLYKNGGENAVFRAIENSVNKKITYRIAIDNNQISDIIDLIGGIKMYVEEPINFKDEEKGYELSFDIGEWMFTGKKIISYLHYLNMKGYEDIETLYRLEDVVVNSMIALIQSPQLRNIIHSKDMRNAIFSKIKSNLRPPDIKAMMNILANSNERTLVIENIDARVDDNGILTPIFEGSAFIKQMDDLTLYVELKTQKSELNNEDVSLTVLNATTVSGLADRINIRMRYRGFSAGEYGNFGTNLNESVVLIRDGQIEKAFMVANEGRVTRVYAKTDRRVLNNAVLILGNDYYEITQ; encoded by the coding sequence ATGAATAATAAAAATGAAAAAAAATTGAATGATAAAGCTTTAAAAACAATAAGTCAGGCTAATAAAAAAGCTGTTATACTGATTATTTTTTCTATAATATTTTCAGTATCACTTATTGTTATAGTATTTTATTACTTTTTTATAAGTAAATTAGATATAGCTAAAAAGAATGATGAACCTTTATACTTTTCTGTTTTATTTATAGATGATAATAATGATATTTACGGTGCTTATGTTGGTATAATATCTAGTTTGAATAATAGGATAGGTTTAATAGGTTTGCCTAGAAATATAGCATTATGGGAAAATAATGATTCATCTCCAGAAGTCTTAGAACAGTTATATAAAAATGGCGGAGAGAATGCAGTTTTCAGAGCAATAGAAAATTCAGTAAATAAAAAAATAACTTATAGAATAGCTATTGATAATAATCAAATATCTGATATTATAGATTTGATTGGCGGCATTAAAATGTATGTTGAAGAGCCTATTAATTTTAAAGATGAGGAGAAAGGATACGAACTATCATTTGATATAGGCGAATGGATGTTTACAGGAAAAAAGATAATATCATATCTTCATTATTTAAATATGAAAGGATATGAGGACATAGAAACTTTATACAGATTGGAAGATGTTGTAGTTAATTCTATGATAGCTTTAATACAAAGTCCTCAGCTTAGAAATATTATACATTCTAAAGATATGAGAAATGCTATATTTTCAAAAATTAAAAGTAATTTAAGACCTCCTGATATTAAAGCAATGATGAATATACTTGCAAACAGTAATGAAAGAACATTAGTTATAGAAAATATTGATGCAAGAGTAGATGACAATGGTATTTTGACTCCTATATTTGAAGGAAGTGCTTTTATTAAGCAAATGGACGATTTGACATTATATGTTGAGCTTAAAACACAAAAAAGCGAATTGAATAATGAAGATGTAAGTTTAACAGTATTGAATGCTACAACAGTTAGCGGACTTGCCGACAGAATAAATATTAGAATGCGTTACAGAGGTTTTTCTGCTGGAGAATACGGCAATTTTGGTACTAATCTCAATGAAAGTGTTGTGCTTATAAGAGACGGACAAATTGAGAAGGCATTTATGGTTGCCAATGAAGGCAGAGTAACAAGAGTATATGCAAAGACAGATAGAAGAGTATTAAATAATGCAGTATTAATTTTAGGGAATGATTACTATGAAATTACACAATGA
- the msrB gene encoding peptide-methionine (R)-S-oxide reductase MsrB, with protein sequence MLRNILILISILIIVISCDEADNKEVCNVCNETKTLSAKEYHVLINKGTEIPFSGDLLNIKEDGIYTCKICDTPLFHSEAKFNSGTGWPSFDDAIKENIKLVPDGDRIEVVCAKCGGHMGHVFYGEGFTEKETRYCINSVSLNFVNKFTNENNNENSEK encoded by the coding sequence ATGTTAAGAAATATATTAATACTAATTTCAATCTTGATAATCGTTATATCATGTGATGAAGCAGATAATAAAGAAGTATGTAATGTCTGTAATGAAACTAAAACTCTTTCAGCAAAAGAATATCATGTATTAATTAATAAAGGTACAGAAATTCCTTTCTCAGGAGATCTTTTAAATATAAAAGAAGATGGAATATATACATGCAAAATCTGCGATACTCCATTATTTCATTCTGAGGCAAAATTTAATTCAGGAACAGGATGGCCTAGTTTTGATGATGCTATAAAAGAAAATATCAAATTAGTACCTGACGGCGACAGAATTGAAGTTGTATGTGCTAAATGCGGCGGACATATGGGACATGTATTCTATGGAGAAGGTTTTACAGAAAAAGAGACTAGATACTGCATTAATTCTGTTTCTTTAAATTTCGTTAATAAATTCACTAATGAAAATAATAATGAAAATTCTGAAAAATAA
- the msrA gene encoding peptide-methionine (S)-S-oxide reductase MsrA produces the protein MIKKIIITILSLLSIISCSEKLNSQNINDKGNNMNNSTAMPENVKYAYFSSGCFWGTEYWFEKSKGVLSVVSGYAGGHKVNPTYQEVCTGLTGHLETVRVAYDPEKTTYEELVKLFFETHDFTQKNGQGPDIGSQYLSAIFYQNDEEKETAEKYVAMLREKKYDVATTIRPYKNFYEAEDYHQNYYARKGSMPYCHFYTKIF, from the coding sequence ATGATAAAAAAAATAATAATAACAATCTTATCTTTATTATCAATTATTTCATGCTCTGAAAAACTTAACAGTCAAAATATTAATGATAAAGGTAACAATATGAACAATAGTACAGCTATGCCTGAAAATGTAAAATATGCATATTTTTCTTCCGGATGTTTCTGGGGTACAGAATACTGGTTTGAAAAATCAAAAGGGGTTCTTTCAGTTGTAAGCGGATATGCAGGAGGACATAAAGTAAATCCTACATATCAGGAAGTATGCACAGGACTTACAGGACATTTAGAAACTGTAAGAGTTGCTTATGATCCTGAAAAAACTACGTATGAAGAATTGGTTAAACTTTTCTTTGAAACTCATGATTTTACTCAAAAAAATGGACAAGGCCCTGATATAGGATCTCAATATTTATCTGCAATTTTCTATCAGAATGATGAAGAAAAAGAAACAGCAGAAAAATATGTTGCTATGTTAAGAGAAAAAAAATATGATGTTGCTACAACTATAAGGCCGTATAAAAACTTTTATGAGGCAGAAGATTATCATCAGAATTATTACGCTAGAAAAGGTTCTATGCCTTACTGCCACTTTTATACAAAAATATTTTAA
- a CDS encoding metallophosphoesterase yields MNFLKKVSKRNKIIFLVVIIFLFIMHLYMYKTAHSMRVRYITVEFEDLPKSFDNMKLALAADMHAGLYIPESHVRRMSDLIMNEKPDMILFAGDYIYSAPHKFSHYDKKNTEKFNNGIKGLEAKYGKYAVLGNHDNWESTEDVSNALYSNGFKVIDNDILFITNESGEYISIGGVGDFLTDDVKFDIATSNVKAEDFHILLSHEPNIPLKRAKDGGYMKFIDFFFSGHTHGLQISFLPMWVWEGINKNREYPLFPAVYGLMNYANMKVYVTSGIGAVLMPFRLFAYPEVVIITLKSSK; encoded by the coding sequence ATGAATTTTTTAAAGAAAGTATCAAAAAGAAATAAAATAATATTTTTAGTAGTGATTATATTTTTATTTATAATGCATCTATATATGTATAAAACAGCTCATTCTATGAGGGTTAGATATATTACTGTAGAGTTTGAAGATTTGCCTAAAAGTTTTGATAATATGAAATTGGCTTTGGCTGCAGATATGCATGCTGGGCTTTATATACCTGAAAGTCATGTAAGAAGAATGTCTGACTTAATAATGAATGAAAAACCTGATATGATATTATTTGCAGGCGATTATATTTATAGTGCCCCTCATAAATTCAGTCATTATGATAAAAAGAATACTGAGAAATTCAATAATGGTATAAAAGGTTTAGAAGCTAAATATGGAAAATATGCAGTTTTAGGAAATCATGATAATTGGGAAAGCACTGAAGATGTTTCTAATGCTTTATACTCTAATGGATTTAAAGTAATTGATAATGATATTTTGTTTATAACAAATGAAAGCGGAGAATATATATCTATTGGAGGAGTAGGAGATTTTTTAACTGATGATGTTAAATTTGATATCGCTACTAGTAATGTTAAAGCCGAAGATTTCCATATACTATTATCTCATGAACCTAATATACCTTTGAAAAGAGCAAAAGACGGAGGATATATGAAGTTTATAGATTTCTTTTTCTCAGGACATACACATGGCCTTCAGATAAGTTTTCTTCCTATGTGGGTATGGGAAGGAATAAATAAAAATAGAGAATATCCTCTTTTTCCTGCTGTTTACGGACTTATGAATTATGCCAATATGAAGGTTTATGTTACTTCAGGAATAGGGGCTGTGCTTATGCCTTTTAGATTATTTGCTTATCCTGAAGTTGTTATAATAACTTTAAAAAGCAGTAAATAA
- a CDS encoding copper homeostasis protein, translated as MKRIYLLFIIFVLAISCSNKTESTQNVAVGTDASANNNAAEETQLISNTQTFEGDFVYYADSANFSNYTEMKTYPVAMEGEYLNLEREYTGFNFAEPTKVNLKVEGYLEERPGMEEGTTNMFLIVTKVIGFDTNKTTPLFQE; from the coding sequence ATGAAAAGAATCTATTTACTATTTATCATTTTTGTGCTTGCAATTTCTTGTTCTAATAAAACAGAAAGCACTCAAAATGTAGCTGTAGGCACAGATGCATCTGCTAATAATAATGCAGCAGAAGAAACTCAATTAATTTCAAATACTCAAACTTTTGAAGGCGATTTCGTTTATTATGCTGATTCTGCTAATTTCAGCAATTACACAGAAATGAAAACTTATCCTGTAGCTATGGAAGGCGAGTATCTTAATTTAGAGAGAGAATATACAGGATTTAATTTTGCTGAACCTACTAAAGTTAATCTTAAAGTTGAAGGTTATTTAGAAGAAAGACCTGGTATGGAAGAAGGCACTACAAATATGTTTTTAATAGTTACAAAAGTTATAGGTTTTGATACTAATAAAACAACTCCTTTATTCCAAGAATAA
- a CDS encoding putative sugar O-methyltransferase yields MTEKLRKDIDNIVWWIPFKKLRNSIRNLLYDHFENLNYLYDKVSNIDNILTYTNSKDITSITDSNFGYKNICMLAAYNDNYFDTFRKNKYYITVLEHVNYEIANLCLDIILKRKSFEKENFEDFKRNDLYGGADIKEFREIGKIAPTTLRYIKILSDLIIYFQNLNGLRICEIGIGYGGQSRIIMSYFKNIESYTYIDLDCALELSKKYISKFDDIDMSKLNFLTLDKLDDNDYEYDIFISNYAFSELTKEIQDIYTDKVIKKSKHGYILYNNIANFDNYKLEEYKIKFSKDIKIYEEEPNTHPLNKMLIW; encoded by the coding sequence ATGACTGAAAAATTAAGAAAAGATATTGATAATATAGTTTGGTGGATACCTTTTAAAAAATTAAGAAATTCTATAAGGAATTTACTTTATGATCATTTTGAAAATCTTAATTATTTATATGATAAAGTAAGCAATATAGATAACATATTAACGTATACAAATTCAAAAGATATCACTAGTATAACAGATTCAAATTTTGGATATAAAAATATTTGTATGTTAGCAGCATACAATGATAATTATTTTGATACTTTTAGAAAAAATAAATATTATATTACTGTACTTGAACATGTTAACTATGAAATAGCTAATTTATGTTTAGATATTATATTAAAAAGAAAATCTTTTGAAAAAGAGAATTTTGAAGATTTTAAAAGAAATGATTTATATGGAGGTGCAGATATTAAAGAATTTAGAGAAATTGGTAAAATAGCCCCTACAACTTTAAGATATATAAAAATATTATCAGATTTAATTATCTATTTTCAAAATTTGAATGGTTTGAGAATATGTGAAATAGGAATTGGATATGGTGGTCAATCGAGGATAATAATGTCTTATTTCAAAAATATCGAAAGTTATACATATATTGATTTAGATTGTGCTTTGGAATTATCAAAGAAATATATTAGTAAATTTGATGATATTGATATGTCTAAATTGAATTTTTTAACTTTAGATAAATTGGATGATAATGATTATGAGTATGATATTTTTATTTCAAATTATGCTTTTAGTGAACTCACAAAAGAAATACAAGATATTTATACAGATAAAGTCATAAAAAAATCCAAACATGGTTATATATTATATAATAATATAGCTAATTTTGATAATTATAAATTAGAAGAATATAAAATAAAATTTTCAAAAGATATAAAAATATATGAAGAAGAACCAAATACACATCCTTTAAATAAAATGTTAATTTGGTAG
- the lysS gene encoding lysine--tRNA ligase, whose protein sequence is MSENQNNSENTQNEKNTSVEKNAEKENRREKLNTLRGMGINPFPNSYDVTYKSHDIAEKFEELEKNETEVAVAGRIMLYRVMGKSSFLTIKDSAGTIQAYIQRDKVGDEFYNTVFKKLIDIGDIVGVKGTVFKTKTGEITIYANELKLLTKSLNPLPEKFHGLTDTELRYRQRYVDLIMNDDVKEAFIKRSKMISAIREVMIENNFLEVETPMMHPLIGGAKAKPFITHHNTLDMTLYLRIAPELYLKRLVVGGFDRVFELNRNFRNEGISTRHNPEFTMMEAYMAYANFHKVMELVEEVFSKVCFKLNGKYTSEYKDYEINFKPPFARVPMVDLVKEHSGLDFNAIQSDDEALEKAKSVGVEIDTSKTKPSKWEVMVAVFEEKVEEKLIQPTFVINYPKAVSPLSKSYPDNPDITERYELFIGGMEMSNGFSELNDPIDQKERFEEQLKAKARGEDETMDMDLDYINALEYGLPPTGGLGIGIDRMAILFLNVASIRDTILFPQMRKLE, encoded by the coding sequence ATGTCAGAAAATCAAAACAATTCTGAAAATACACAAAATGAAAAAAATACTAGTGTAGAAAAAAATGCAGAAAAAGAAAACAGAAGAGAGAAGTTAAACACATTAAGAGGTATGGGAATAAACCCATTTCCAAACAGTTATGATGTAACTTATAAATCGCATGATATAGCAGAAAAATTTGAAGAGTTAGAGAAGAATGAAACTGAAGTTGCTGTTGCCGGAAGAATTATGCTTTATAGAGTAATGGGTAAGTCTTCATTTTTAACTATAAAGGATTCAGCAGGTACTATTCAGGCTTATATACAAAGAGATAAAGTAGGCGATGAATTTTATAATACAGTATTCAAAAAATTAATAGATATAGGTGATATTGTAGGTGTAAAAGGTACTGTTTTTAAAACTAAAACAGGAGAAATTACAATATATGCCAATGAATTAAAATTATTAACTAAATCACTTAATCCATTGCCTGAAAAATTCCATGGATTAACAGATACAGAACTTCGCTACAGACAAAGATATGTTGATTTAATAATGAATGATGATGTTAAAGAAGCATTTATTAAAAGATCAAAAATGATTTCTGCTATAAGAGAAGTAATGATAGAAAATAACTTTTTAGAAGTAGAAACACCTATGATGCACCCTTTAATTGGAGGAGCTAAGGCTAAACCTTTCATCACGCATCATAATACTTTGGATATGACATTATATTTGAGAATAGCACCTGAGCTTTATTTGAAAAGACTTGTAGTAGGCGGTTTCGACAGAGTATTTGAGCTTAATAGAAATTTCCGTAATGAAGGTATATCTACAAGACATAATCCAGAGTTCACTATGATGGAAGCATATATGGCTTATGCTAATTTCCACAAAGTTATGGAATTGGTAGAGGAAGTATTTTCAAAAGTATGTTTCAAATTAAATGGAAAATACACTTCAGAGTATAAGGATTATGAGATTAATTTCAAGCCTCCGTTTGCAAGAGTACCTATGGTTGATTTGGTTAAAGAGCATTCAGGACTTGATTTCAATGCTATACAGTCAGATGATGAGGCATTAGAGAAAGCTAAATCAGTTGGTGTTGAAATAGATACTTCTAAAACTAAACCTTCTAAATGGGAAGTAATGGTGGCAGTATTTGAAGAAAAAGTTGAAGAGAAATTGATACAGCCTACATTTGTTATTAACTATCCTAAAGCAGTTTCTCCTCTTTCAAAATCTTATCCTGATAATCCTGATATTACAGAGAGATATGAATTATTTATAGGCGGAATGGAAATGTCTAATGGATTCAGTGAGCTTAATGACCCAATAGATCAAAAAGAAAGATTTGAAGAGCAGTTAAAAGCAAAAGCACGCGGTGAAGATGAAACTATGGATATGGATTTAGACTATATTAATGCTTTGGAATACGGACTTCCTCCTACAGGCGGACTTGGAATAGGTATTGACAGAATGGCTATATTATTCTTGAATGTGGCAAGCATTAGAGATACTATTCTTTTCCCTCAAATGAGAAAACTGGAATAG
- a CDS encoding 4Fe-4S binding protein, whose translation MKIYEIIFSPTGGTKKVADAIASEISQKTNSSIEKVDLTDYSMDFSSVKISQDDIVVIAVPSYAGRVPEIASKRISQIKGNRANTVIISVYGNRDYEDTLIELYDIAKELNFKVTSAVAAIAKHSIAYKYAYNRPDENDIAKLKEFADKIINASEVLDEHKLKGNRPYRQISKVLLVPKTKSKCNDCKLCAKKCPVQAIDINNPKIIDKNKCISCMRCISICNSSAKYISKIMLTLVHFALRKSCSKAKDYEFYIN comes from the coding sequence ATGAAGATATATGAAATTATTTTTAGCCCAACAGGCGGAACAAAAAAGGTTGCCGATGCAATTGCTTCAGAAATCAGCCAAAAAACTAACAGCAGTATAGAAAAAGTTGATTTAACTGATTATAGTATGGATTTTTCAAGCGTAAAAATATCTCAAGATGATATTGTTGTCATTGCAGTACCTTCTTATGCAGGCAGAGTTCCTGAAATAGCATCAAAGCGTATATCTCAAATAAAAGGTAATAGAGCTAATACTGTTATTATATCTGTTTATGGTAATAGAGATTATGAAGATACTTTAATTGAACTTTATGACATAGCGAAAGAGTTAAATTTTAAAGTTACTTCTGCTGTAGCTGCAATTGCTAAACATTCCATAGCTTATAAATATGCCTATAATAGACCAGATGAAAATGATATAGCTAAACTCAAAGAATTTGCTGATAAAATAATAAATGCTTCTGAAGTTTTAGATGAACATAAATTAAAAGGTAATCGTCCATATAGACAAATAAGTAAAGTATTATTAGTGCCAAAAACTAAAAGCAAATGCAATGATTGTAAATTATGTGCTAAGAAATGCCCAGTTCAGGCAATAGATATTAATAATCCTAAAATAATTGATAAAAATAAATGCATATCCTGTATGAGGTGCATTTCAATATGTAATTCATCAGCTAAATATATTAGTAAGATTATGTTAACTCTAGTTCATTTTGCTTTGAGAAAATCATGCTCTAAAGCAAAAGATTATGAATTTTATATTAACTAA